In one window of Laspinema palackyanum D2c DNA:
- a CDS encoding MFS transporter produces MLTELWSFRGRYRILHLTWFAFFLSFVVWFNFAPFATAVQESLGLESGQLRTLAICNVALTVPARIIIGMVLDKYGPRITYSVLLIYASIPCLMFAFAQNFGQLVVSRLLLSIVGAGFVIGIRMVAEWFPPKEIGLAEGIYGGWGNFGSAAAAFTLPTLGTITAIMSAGQINWRFAIGLTGVIAAVYGAIYYFNVQDTPPGKVYQRPARHGGLEVTSRRDFWFMMAMNVPLSAILGLLAWRLNQVGFLNNTQLWLTWLFLVGLYAFQSYKCWTVNKELVLGQKRYPASDRYEFSQVALLELTYLVNFGSELAVVSMLPAFFENTFGLSKVLAGMIAATYAFMNLAARPGGGLISDTLGSRKLTMVVLTGGMGVAYMIMSGVQGTWWLPLAILLTMFCSFFVQSGEGSTFAMVPLIKRRVTGQIAGNVGAYGNVGAVAYLTLFSFLPEGDVGNQIFFQVLGVTAIIVTFLCAFYLKEPKGSFAAHHEGEEVHPETAVGQTVPHFVEEGREA; encoded by the coding sequence ATGCTCACAGAACTCTGGTCCTTTCGCGGACGATACCGCATCCTACATTTAACCTGGTTTGCCTTCTTTCTCTCCTTTGTCGTTTGGTTTAACTTTGCCCCCTTTGCCACGGCGGTACAAGAATCATTAGGATTAGAATCAGGACAACTCAGAACCCTTGCTATTTGTAACGTTGCCCTAACTGTTCCGGCTCGAATTATTATCGGCATGGTCCTTGATAAATATGGACCGCGCATTACTTATTCTGTATTACTGATTTATGCATCCATTCCCTGTTTGATGTTTGCCTTCGCGCAAAACTTTGGGCAGTTAGTGGTCTCTCGCTTACTCTTATCGATTGTCGGTGCCGGATTCGTGATTGGTATCCGGATGGTGGCTGAGTGGTTCCCCCCGAAAGAAATTGGATTAGCAGAAGGGATTTATGGGGGATGGGGTAACTTTGGTTCTGCTGCTGCTGCCTTTACCCTGCCGACTTTGGGAACAATTACGGCGATTATGTCCGCAGGTCAAATTAACTGGCGGTTTGCGATCGGTCTAACGGGAGTTATAGCCGCTGTTTACGGGGCGATCTACTACTTCAACGTCCAAGATACCCCACCGGGTAAAGTGTATCAGCGTCCCGCTCGTCACGGTGGACTCGAAGTAACCAGCCGCCGGGACTTCTGGTTCATGATGGCGATGAATGTTCCCCTGAGTGCTATCCTTGGTTTACTCGCTTGGCGACTCAATCAAGTTGGGTTTTTAAATAACACTCAACTCTGGCTAACTTGGTTGTTCTTAGTGGGATTGTATGCTTTCCAATCCTATAAGTGTTGGACGGTTAACAAAGAGTTAGTTTTGGGTCAGAAACGGTATCCGGCCAGCGATCGCTATGAATTTTCCCAAGTTGCCCTCTTAGAACTCACTTATCTGGTTAACTTCGGGTCTGAACTGGCCGTGGTGTCCATGCTGCCTGCCTTCTTTGAGAATACCTTTGGACTGAGTAAAGTGCTGGCGGGGATGATTGCGGCAACCTATGCCTTTATGAATTTAGCTGCACGTCCAGGGGGTGGGTTAATTTCTGACACCCTCGGTAGTCGGAAGCTCACGATGGTTGTCCTCACCGGCGGTATGGGAGTCGCCTATATGATTATGAGTGGGGTCCAGGGGACCTGGTGGCTACCCCTGGCGATCCTTCTCACCATGTTTTGTTCTTTCTTCGTGCAATCGGGAGAAGGGTCAACCTTCGCAATGGTTCCCCTGATCAAACGTCGAGTTACGGGACAAATTGCCGGAAATGTCGGCGCTTATGGGAACGTCGGTGCCGTAGCTTATCTCACCTTGTTCAGTTTTCTCCCCGAAGGTGATGTCGGAAACCAGATCTTTTTCCAAGTGCTAGGGGTCACCGCCATTATCGTCACCTTCCTTTGTGCCTTCTACCTGAAAGAACCCAAAGGTTCGTTCGCTGCCCATCATGAGGGAGAGGAGGTACATCCTGAAACTGCTGTAGGACAAACCGTCCCCCATTTCGTGGAAGAAGGCCGCGAAGCCTAA
- a CDS encoding molybdopterin oxidoreductase family protein, with product MSTQPTKTLCPYCGVGCGLEVSPPAQPGKATHRDSEGKPMWKVQGDRTHPSSQGMVCVKGATIAEALDKDRLKYPMVRASLDEPFRRATWEEAFTLIVDRIKTVQSTLGSDGICMYGSGQFQTEDYYIAQKLMKGCLGTNNFDANSRLCMSSAVAGYIQSLGSDGPPTCYDDLEQTDCAFLIGTNAAECHPIAFNRLRKYHKKNKNVKLIVVDPRRTTTAEAADLYLGIRPGTDIDLLNGIAYLLMQWGHLNTVFIDECTSGFPEYAEVIRHYPPQIVAERCGIRIDELETAARYWSESERVLSLWSMGMNQSSEGTAKVRSLINLHLMTAQIGKPGAGPFSLTGQPNAMGGREAGGLANLLPGYRLVKNPEHRRDIEQFWGLPEGRIAPEVGLTAWDMITGLETGNVGLLWVAATNPAVSMPDIERTKAALKRSPFTVYQDAYYPTETAAYAHVLLPAAQWGEKTGAMTNSERVVTLCPAFRDPPGQAKPDWEIFAEVGRRLGFAEQFPFENSAQVYAEFVQITRDRVCDMTGLSHHRLAEQGPTQWPCPAEQTLPQINKRLYTDWRFPTPDGRARFGAHHAKGLAEPPDPNYPFVLTTGRLYGHWHTLTRTGRIDKIVKMHPNPFIEIHPRDAKKLDIVEGMRIEVRSRRGIARFPAKVTQAIAPGTVFVPMHWGALWGDQTEANALTHPEACPSSLQPELKACAVQLIPLPEEGTLSETETIEQSDSIAIAFAPRSAIATRS from the coding sequence ATGTCTACTCAACCCACCAAAACCCTGTGTCCTTACTGCGGAGTTGGCTGCGGATTAGAAGTTTCTCCTCCGGCACAACCGGGAAAAGCCACCCATCGGGACAGTGAAGGAAAGCCGATGTGGAAAGTCCAGGGCGATCGCACTCATCCCTCCTCACAAGGCATGGTTTGTGTCAAAGGTGCTACAATCGCCGAAGCCCTAGACAAAGACCGCCTCAAATATCCAATGGTCCGCGCTTCCCTCGACGAACCCTTTCGCCGCGCCACCTGGGAAGAAGCCTTTACCTTAATCGTCGATCGCATTAAAACCGTCCAGTCCACCCTCGGCAGCGACGGCATCTGTATGTATGGGTCTGGACAATTCCAAACCGAAGACTACTACATCGCCCAAAAACTGATGAAAGGCTGTCTCGGCACCAATAACTTTGATGCCAACTCCCGCCTCTGTATGTCCTCCGCCGTTGCCGGATACATTCAGAGTCTCGGGTCCGACGGTCCTCCCACCTGTTACGACGACCTCGAACAAACCGACTGTGCCTTTCTCATCGGCACCAACGCCGCCGAATGTCATCCCATCGCCTTCAACCGACTCCGCAAGTATCATAAAAAGAATAAAAACGTCAAACTGATCGTCGTCGATCCCCGTCGGACCACCACCGCTGAAGCTGCCGACCTCTATTTAGGCATTCGCCCGGGAACCGATATTGACCTCCTCAACGGCATCGCTTACTTACTTATGCAATGGGGACATCTCAATACCGTCTTTATTGATGAATGCACCTCGGGATTTCCCGAATATGCCGAAGTGATTCGCCACTATCCCCCACAAATTGTCGCCGAACGCTGTGGCATCCGCATCGATGAACTCGAAACTGCCGCCCGCTACTGGAGTGAATCTGAACGAGTCTTATCCCTATGGTCAATGGGGATGAATCAGTCCTCGGAAGGGACAGCCAAAGTCCGCAGTTTGATTAATCTGCACCTGATGACGGCCCAAATCGGTAAACCCGGTGCCGGTCCCTTTTCTCTCACTGGACAACCCAACGCAATGGGAGGTAGAGAAGCGGGAGGATTAGCCAATCTCCTCCCGGGATACCGCCTGGTCAAAAATCCCGAACATCGCCGGGATATCGAACAATTTTGGGGACTACCGGAAGGGAGAATCGCCCCAGAAGTGGGTTTGACTGCCTGGGATATGATTACGGGATTAGAAACCGGAAACGTGGGGTTATTGTGGGTTGCAGCCACTAATCCTGCGGTGAGTATGCCGGATATCGAACGGACCAAAGCTGCCTTAAAGCGATCTCCTTTTACGGTGTATCAGGATGCCTACTATCCCACGGAAACTGCTGCCTACGCGCACGTTCTGTTACCTGCGGCACAATGGGGGGAAAAAACTGGGGCGATGACCAATTCTGAACGAGTGGTGACTCTCTGTCCTGCTTTTCGGGACCCCCCCGGACAAGCTAAACCGGATTGGGAAATCTTTGCCGAAGTCGGACGCAGATTGGGATTTGCCGAACAGTTTCCCTTTGAGAATTCGGCCCAAGTCTATGCAGAATTTGTGCAAATCACGCGCGATCGCGTCTGTGATATGACCGGGTTAAGCCACCATCGCCTCGCGGAACAAGGACCGACCCAGTGGCCCTGTCCAGCAGAACAAACCCTACCGCAGATCAACAAACGCCTCTACACCGACTGGAGATTTCCCACTCCCGACGGACGCGCCCGCTTTGGGGCCCATCATGCCAAAGGATTGGCGGAACCCCCAGACCCCAATTATCCGTTTGTTCTCACAACCGGGCGTCTCTACGGACATTGGCATACCTTAACTCGGACCGGCAGAATCGATAAAATTGTCAAAATGCACCCGAATCCCTTTATCGAGATTCATCCTCGCGATGCCAAGAAATTGGACATCGTGGAGGGAATGAGAATCGAAGTGCGATCGCGCCGAGGCATAGCCCGCTTTCCAGCCAAAGTCACCCAGGCGATCGCCCCCGGTACAGTTTTCGTCCCCATGCATTGGGGCGCACTCTGGGGGGACCAAACCGAAGCCAACGCCCTCACCCACCCGGAAGCCTGTCCCTCCTCCCTGCAACCGGAATTAAAAGCCTGTGCGGTACAACTGATTCCCCTCCCAGAAGAGGGAACACTCAGCGAAACCGAAACTATCGAACAAAGTGACTCGATTGCGATCGCCTTTGCACCGCGATCGGCGATCGCCACCCGTTCCTAA
- a CDS encoding type II toxin-antitoxin system VapC family toxin translates to MRVLLDTNIILDYFLERDPFMNDAEVLFAQIEAKQIEGYITATTLTDIFYIVSKSKGNQVAKQAVSKLLKGLEICQVDRLILESALALELNDFEDAVQIACAIASNLEAVISRDRDGFALAPMPTYSPRDIIEQLP, encoded by the coding sequence ATGAGGGTGTTGCTAGATACTAATATTATTCTGGATTATTTCCTAGAACGCGACCCCTTCATGAATGATGCGGAAGTCTTATTTGCTCAGATTGAAGCGAAGCAAATAGAAGGATATATAACCGCCACCACCCTAACTGATATTTTTTATATTGTCAGCAAGAGTAAGGGGAACCAAGTCGCAAAACAAGCGGTTTCAAAGCTGTTGAAGGGGTTAGAGATCTGCCAAGTCGATCGCCTGATTCTTGAATCCGCCCTTGCCTTAGAGTTGAATGATTTTGAAGATGCCGTGCAAATTGCTTGTGCGATCGCCTCTAATCTCGAAGCAGTTATCTCCCGCGATCGCGACGGATTTGCTCTAGCTCCCATGCCCACTTACTCCCCCCGAGATATCATCGAGCAACTGCCGTAA